Proteins encoded within one genomic window of Methanosarcina barkeri str. Wiesmoor:
- a CDS encoding prenyltransferase/squalene oxidase repeat-containing protein — protein MSRKIYAPVIILMILIITSGCIEGKHLSIEGKNSSIGGEYSPSQEPKQITNLNESWVTDTRNRMDDSQGIDGGYSDFPPQEPILYSTFYFLESLKLLDKEPKYEQATIDWLLSQEQEITRQDNNSNMDNIYFLTISLDILKVKPANRSNLISKVMELQMPDGSFAQKKGDKGTLLDTFRAITTLHTLDVDLNQVPLTKNWLIEKWMEPDENENLMYSTSEASLLISALKLYQVNVSSLQNQSPRMEIIKEQENIIENQLKLLPDTQMDLLTLSSFTDFLLINGSVSSEIRSDIETYLQKRQLEDGGFNALLDKYGEPQGTYLALKIASNLGFDLNDNVSTFIYNYEPLNGIGGFRPAYRLISSSENTYLAVKSLKVLGSEPSDKEKLLKYVDNNWQEESKKAKTAYYLLVICNLLNQPYPTDTQFREEVKTSFDKFANQPIDSNDLEEVLYLAKVANLLGIELNNKDKLIAKLQSSQQEDGGFGFEASDLFMTFYVVNTLEELGSCPVDKKGCISWIQEGQITDGGFIIRRGPVHTNSSDIYSTYMSVVSLNALDAKPENFDKLFEWLKDCQDEHGGFKLAPKYANLDTSESSFEAKLEYTSWGLMAWSTLSDEQTSKNLLNNSGT, from the coding sequence ATGTCTCGGAAAATATATGCTCCTGTTATAATTTTAATGATTCTAATAATTACAAGTGGATGCATTGAGGGTAAGCATCTTTCTATTGAAGGTAAGAATTCTTCTATTGGGGGTGAGTATTCTCCTAGCCAAGAACCCAAACAAATAACAAACTTAAACGAGTCTTGGGTTACGGATACAAGAAATCGGATGGATGACTCTCAGGGTATTGATGGAGGTTACTCTGATTTTCCCCCACAAGAGCCTATATTATATTCTACTTTTTACTTTTTGGAGTCTTTAAAATTATTAGATAAAGAGCCTAAGTATGAACAGGCCACAATAGACTGGCTATTATCACAAGAACAGGAAATAACTAGACAGGACAATAATTCGAATATGGATAATATATATTTTCTTACAATAAGTCTGGATATCCTTAAAGTTAAACCGGCCAATAGGTCTAATCTAATATCAAAAGTAATGGAATTACAAATGCCTGATGGATCATTTGCCCAAAAAAAAGGAGATAAAGGAACACTGCTCGATACATTCAGAGCTATCACCACATTACATACTCTTGATGTGGATTTAAATCAGGTACCCTTGACAAAAAACTGGCTAATTGAAAAGTGGATGGAACCCGATGAAAATGAAAATTTAATGTATTCAACAAGTGAAGCTTCTCTACTCATTTCAGCATTAAAACTTTACCAGGTCAACGTCTCTTCATTGCAGAACCAATCCCCAAGGATGGAAATAATAAAGGAACAAGAAAATATCATTGAGAACCAATTGAAATTATTGCCTGATACTCAAATGGACCTGTTAACCTTGAGTTCATTTACTGATTTTTTATTGATAAATGGCAGTGTTTCCTCTGAGATTCGGTCTGATATTGAGACGTATCTGCAAAAAAGGCAATTAGAAGATGGAGGGTTTAACGCTTTATTAGATAAATATGGGGAGCCACAAGGAACCTACTTGGCTCTAAAAATCGCTTCGAACCTAGGCTTTGATTTAAATGATAATGTATCCACATTCATTTACAATTACGAACCTTTGAATGGAATCGGAGGCTTTCGACCGGCTTATCGTCTTATATCTTCTTCTGAAAATACATATCTAGCTGTGAAATCTCTAAAAGTACTGGGTTCAGAGCCTTCTGATAAAGAAAAACTTCTTAAATATGTCGATAACAACTGGCAGGAAGAGTCCAAAAAAGCAAAAACTGCATATTATTTATTAGTGATATGCAATCTCCTCAATCAGCCGTATCCTACGGACACACAGTTTAGAGAAGAGGTTAAAACAAGCTTTGATAAATTCGCTAATCAACCTATTGATTCAAATGATTTGGAAGAGGTTTTATATCTAGCAAAAGTGGCCAATCTTCTTGGCATTGAGCTAAATAACAAAGATAAACTGATTGCCAAACTCCAGAGTTCTCAACAAGAAGACGGAGGTTTTGGCTTTGAAGCTTCAGATCTATTTATGACATTTTACGTTGTGAACACTCTGGAAGAACTTGGTAGTTGCCCCGTGGACAAAAAAGGTTGTATTTCTTGGATACAGGAAGGCCAAATTACTGATGGAGGTTTCATTATCCGGAGAGGTCCGGTTCATACTAATAGTTCAGATATCTATTCTACATATATGTCCGTAGTCTCTTTAAATGCTCTTGATGCTAAGCCGGAAAATTTTGATAAATTATTCGAATGGCTTAAAGACTGCCAAGATGAACATGGAGGGTTCAAATTAGCACCAAAATATGCTAATCTGGACACTTCAGAGAGCTCATTTGAAGCAAAATTGGAATATACTAGCTGGGGGCTCATGGCATGGAGTACTTTATCTGATGAACAGACTTCCAAAAATCTACTAAATAACTCAGGGACATAA
- a CDS encoding ATP-dependent endonuclease: protein MGAKMIKELQLINFRCYRKHSIPFKQNTIIVGENNAGKSTIIEALRIVSIIASKYKYLTYNKPPDWLDTPIGHKGVIPSLKEYDFHFESITYRYSGLPAQIKALFTTGELIEVYIVREGKAFAVVKDKNNNTIETKSDALLTNLPAVLVLPEISPLLSEEKRLIKDYVKQNLFSRLSSRHFRNQILIYPEKHKKFKELVETSWEGCQIRNIDNNGKFNEEDLSLIVRDTDFSAEVGWMGHGLQMWLQIMWFLSFTEKNNIVILDEPDIYMHADLQRKIIRLLLGERYKQLIVATHSIEIISEVEPENILVVDKTKPTSRFTNTIPAVQKIIDNIGGVHNIQLTRLWKCKKCILVEGKDLKILRHFHNTLFPKSEIPIETIPNMSIGGWSGWNYAIGSSMFLKNNADETIYTYCILDRDYYTKDIIETRLKEAESRGVKLHIWSRKEIENYLIAPKAISRIINCETSQGICADESKIIEQIEKICNDLYYDTFDCIANQISDANRRDHQKANSKARKIMKEYWKSIDGKLTLVSGKEVLKRLSNWSQAEYHVSLNSKKIAREMKEEEILPEMKKVIQTIEYRLDSI, encoded by the coding sequence TTGGGTGCAAAAATGATCAAAGAGTTGCAACTTATTAATTTTAGATGTTATCGAAAACACAGTATTCCTTTCAAACAAAATACAATAATCGTTGGGGAAAATAATGCTGGGAAATCGACTATAATTGAAGCTCTTAGAATCGTTTCAATAATAGCATCGAAATACAAGTATCTAACATACAATAAACCTCCAGATTGGCTAGATACTCCTATTGGACACAAAGGAGTCATACCTTCTCTAAAAGAATATGATTTTCATTTTGAGAGTATAACTTACCGTTATAGTGGGCTGCCAGCTCAAATTAAAGCCCTTTTTACAACGGGAGAATTAATTGAAGTATATATTGTCAGAGAAGGAAAAGCATTCGCTGTTGTAAAAGATAAAAATAATAATACGATTGAAACAAAGAGTGACGCATTACTCACAAATCTTCCAGCAGTCTTGGTTTTGCCAGAAATTTCCCCCTTACTTTCAGAAGAAAAAAGGCTTATTAAAGACTATGTTAAACAAAACCTATTCTCACGACTATCTTCCCGTCATTTTAGAAACCAAATATTAATTTATCCAGAAAAACACAAAAAATTTAAAGAGCTTGTGGAAACTAGTTGGGAAGGGTGTCAAATAAGGAACATCGATAATAATGGTAAATTCAACGAAGAAGATTTGTCCCTGATTGTAAGAGATACTGATTTTTCCGCAGAAGTTGGTTGGATGGGACATGGGCTGCAAATGTGGCTTCAAATCATGTGGTTTTTATCTTTTACTGAAAAAAACAACATTGTTATCCTAGATGAACCAGATATTTACATGCATGCTGATTTGCAGAGAAAAATAATTAGATTGCTATTGGGAGAACGATACAAGCAATTAATTGTTGCAACACATTCAATTGAAATCATTTCCGAAGTAGAGCCAGAAAATATATTGGTAGTTGATAAAACAAAACCGACGTCGAGATTTACAAACACTATTCCTGCTGTACAGAAAATCATAGATAATATTGGGGGAGTTCACAATATACAACTTACAAGGCTTTGGAAGTGTAAAAAATGCATTTTAGTAGAAGGTAAGGACTTGAAAATTTTAAGACATTTTCATAATACATTATTTCCAAAGTCCGAGATTCCAATTGAAACAATACCTAACATGTCCATAGGAGGTTGGAGTGGGTGGAATTATGCAATTGGATCATCAATGTTTTTAAAAAACAACGCCGATGAAACGATATACACATACTGTATATTAGATAGAGACTATTATACCAAAGACATAATTGAGACAAGATTAAAAGAAGCAGAGAGTCGCGGTGTAAAACTCCATATTTGGTCACGAAAAGAAATTGAGAATTATTTAATAGCCCCTAAAGCTATAAGCAGAATTATTAATTGCGAAACAAGTCAGGGAATATGTGCTGATGAATCAAAAATAATTGAACAAATAGAAAAGATATGTAATGATCTTTATTATGATACATTTGACTGTATAGCCAATCAAATATCAGATGCGAATCGAAGAGACCACCAAAAAGCAAATTCGAAAGCTAGAAAGATAATGAAAGAGTATTGGAAGTCAATAGATGGAAAACTAACTTTAGTTTCAGGAAAAGAAGTCTTGAAAAGATTATCTAATTGGAGTCAAGCAGAGTATCACGTATCATTAAATAGTAAAAAAATAGCAAGAGAAATGAAAGAAGAAGAGATATTGCCAGAAATGAAGAAAGTGATCCAAACAATAGAATATAGGCTTGATTCAATATAA
- a CDS encoding nitrogenase component 1 has protein sequence MGKSTVAANLSAALAVLNKRVLQVGCDPKHDSTRLLLGGADMPTVLDYMRETPQEAQKLEDLVFEGYGGTACVEAGGPKPGIGCAGRGILSSFEVLKRVGLRASSFDIVLYDVLGDVVCGGFAVPLRKEYADAVFLVTSGEYMALYAANNILRGIRNFEDSVPRVAGIIFNRRGLFEEEERVFAFARATGLPVLASIPRDEVFSQAEKVGKTLAEAFPSSAPAGIFRELALYVKNLEKDRNLLHPANPLGDIELEALVLGRRERPCIKPFGTGSISRKISCAEPLSLSQENRPFAEIHMEIPETSSEKICPVISEAQSAEISSRTPTEEVSPSSQAKHLSRPLLCGCAFSGAVTATFQVNDAATVLHGPRSCTYITADALTRSFLLGDGRNITDKEKQVPGLLPTDMKEEDIIFGGLEKLENRIEKALLAGWQTVFVVSTCPGGIIGDDIKEAVSRAKVRFPGARVIPIPVEGVITGDFSAGMLEGRKRVADLIDPSVRPEKGLVNIIGERNFSSQEEKNFCIVEKLLQRLGYRVNCRFLKETDTLSLRSFKKAELNLLACTDPDTRAIQEYLSERFRLEFFELPFPVGFRESSIWVKALAARLLPGKDVSSLLQEQEKVYKAGIEKYVPNLSGKRVLLVSYTEDISWVLDTIRDLGMEILKVGFSVSTFRKELPDLLSDEGFPVERNYTDEMRAKDVRDLRPDLVLSSYVPSVPEGGVHYDTIPVSPQVGFLSGLELAKRWSTLLRLPVVEGWKYDGGDES, from the coding sequence ATAGGCAAGTCCACGGTTGCTGCAAACCTCTCGGCTGCCCTTGCCGTTTTGAATAAGCGGGTCCTTCAGGTCGGCTGCGACCCAAAACACGATTCTACCCGTCTGCTCCTTGGAGGAGCTGACATGCCCACAGTATTGGACTATATGCGTGAAACTCCTCAGGAAGCACAGAAGCTTGAAGATCTGGTATTTGAAGGCTACGGAGGTACTGCTTGCGTGGAAGCCGGGGGTCCAAAACCCGGGATCGGATGTGCAGGTAGAGGGATACTGAGCAGTTTTGAGGTCTTAAAACGTGTGGGACTCAGGGCTTCTTCCTTTGACATCGTACTTTATGATGTGCTTGGAGATGTTGTCTGCGGGGGATTTGCAGTTCCCCTGAGAAAAGAATATGCCGATGCTGTTTTTCTGGTAACTTCAGGGGAATACATGGCCTTGTACGCTGCTAACAATATCCTCAGAGGAATCCGAAATTTTGAGGATTCAGTTCCCAGGGTTGCAGGTATTATCTTCAACAGACGAGGGCTTTTTGAGGAGGAGGAAAGGGTCTTTGCCTTTGCCCGGGCAACAGGTTTGCCTGTGCTGGCTTCTATCCCAAGGGATGAAGTCTTTTCTCAGGCTGAAAAAGTAGGGAAAACCCTGGCTGAAGCTTTTCCTTCCTCTGCTCCTGCAGGTATTTTCAGAGAGCTGGCATTGTATGTGAAAAACCTGGAAAAGGACCGGAACCTGCTGCATCCTGCCAACCCTCTCGGTGACATTGAGCTTGAGGCTCTGGTGCTGGGAAGGCGGGAACGGCCCTGTATAAAGCCATTCGGAACAGGTTCTATATCCAGAAAAATATCCTGTGCTGAACCTCTTTCTCTCAGCCAAGAAAATAGACCTTTCGCAGAAATCCATATGGAGATACCAGAAACAAGTTCCGAGAAAATCTGTCCGGTGATTTCAGAAGCGCAGTCTGCAGAAATTTCCTCCAGAACTCCAACAGAAGAAGTATCCCCATCATCCCAGGCAAAACACCTCTCCAGACCTCTCCTTTGCGGCTGTGCCTTTTCAGGAGCTGTGACTGCTACTTTTCAGGTTAACGATGCCGCCACGGTCCTGCATGGGCCTAGGAGTTGCACTTATATAACGGCCGATGCCCTTACACGCTCGTTTTTATTAGGAGATGGAAGGAATATCACAGATAAGGAAAAACAAGTCCCTGGCCTCCTGCCGACAGACATGAAGGAAGAGGACATTATCTTTGGTGGACTCGAAAAACTTGAGAATAGAATAGAGAAAGCCCTTTTAGCTGGCTGGCAAACGGTCTTTGTGGTGAGCACCTGTCCAGGAGGGATCATAGGAGACGATATAAAGGAAGCAGTATCAAGAGCCAAAGTTCGTTTTCCTGGAGCCAGGGTCATTCCTATCCCTGTGGAAGGCGTCATTACGGGAGATTTTTCGGCTGGTATGCTCGAGGGTCGCAAACGCGTTGCTGATCTGATCGACCCCTCCGTAAGGCCCGAAAAAGGCCTGGTTAATATAATAGGAGAAAGGAATTTTTCCTCTCAAGAAGAAAAAAACTTCTGTATTGTTGAGAAATTGCTTCAAAGACTGGGATACAGGGTCAACTGCAGGTTTTTAAAAGAGACAGATACCCTTTCCCTTCGCTCTTTTAAAAAAGCGGAGCTCAACCTTTTAGCCTGTACCGACCCTGATACCCGGGCCATCCAGGAATACCTCTCCGAGCGTTTCAGGCTTGAGTTTTTTGAGCTTCCATTCCCTGTGGGTTTTCGGGAAAGTTCCATTTGGGTAAAAGCTCTGGCAGCACGCTTGCTTCCCGGAAAGGATGTCTCTTCCTTGCTGCAGGAACAGGAAAAGGTGTACAAAGCAGGGATCGAGAAATATGTTCCCAATCTCTCGGGAAAGCGTGTACTCTTGGTGAGTTACACCGAAGATATCAGCTGGGTTCTGGACACAATCCGAGACCTGGGAATGGAAATCCTCAAGGTTGGTTTTTCAGTCTCGACTTTCAGGAAGGAACTTCCGGACCTCCTGTCCGATGAAGGATTCCCTGTGGAGAGAAACTATACGGATGAAATGAGGGCTAAGGATGTCAGGGATCTCAGACCGGACCTTGTTCTTTCGAGTTATGTCCCTTCGGTCCCTGAAGGTGGAGTGCATTATGATACCATACCCGTCTCCCCGCAGGTTGGGTTCCTTAGCGGGCTTGAACTTGCAAAACGCTGGAGTACGCTTTTGAGGCTGCCAGTTGTGGAGGGATGGAAGTATGATGGAGGTGATGAAAGTTGA
- a CDS encoding nitrogenase component 1 → MIFSPDAFTGSILAVEGIRDAAVILNGPTGCKLYHSFLSDRQFPRESSHDPLAFQDEFYFGQPRVPCTCLDGEDFIQGSLEKFERALAAVAAKEKGLLVVINSPGASLVGDDLENVIKNAGLQNRCFVVEKTGFSLPAAQGFENTTLTLLEHLKLRSLFRPHNRSEFPKKVNLIGLSLLHKHWEGSVAEMKRLLSFLGLEVGAILLAGTSLDEIRESNNAACNIVLFPEYGRRVAEWYRKHFGIPAVFSPLGAPLGFDANESLLREVAAILNIDPAPALAEVREARQTSYRQISRFHSFSGLPKGASFSIQAESSLVFPLTHWLYSYLGMAPYAVKLLPGSDPEMARSLKSFLTEKGFCEAWDRDLSLESVDIAFADSFTLQLLKAKGCCKAGIEISLPDRGYIHFIPKTYLGVSGALFLLEEIINGLRST, encoded by the coding sequence TTGATATTTTCCCCAGATGCTTTTACGGGCTCTATCCTGGCTGTGGAGGGAATCAGAGACGCAGCTGTGATTCTAAACGGCCCTACAGGGTGTAAGTTATACCATAGTTTCCTTTCGGACAGGCAGTTCCCCAGAGAAAGTTCCCATGACCCCCTGGCATTCCAGGACGAGTTTTATTTCGGACAGCCCAGGGTCCCCTGTACCTGTCTGGACGGAGAAGACTTCATCCAGGGCTCCCTTGAAAAATTTGAAAGGGCACTTGCAGCAGTGGCAGCAAAAGAAAAAGGTTTGCTTGTAGTGATTAATTCCCCGGGAGCAAGCCTTGTTGGAGATGACTTGGAGAACGTAATTAAAAATGCAGGGCTGCAGAATCGATGTTTTGTGGTGGAAAAGACGGGTTTTTCGCTTCCCGCAGCCCAGGGCTTTGAAAATACTACCCTTACCTTGCTGGAACATCTAAAACTCCGTTCCCTTTTTCGGCCCCACAATCGCTCTGAATTTCCTAAAAAAGTGAATTTGATAGGGCTTTCCCTTCTCCACAAACACTGGGAAGGCTCAGTTGCAGAAATGAAGCGGCTCTTGTCTTTCTTAGGCCTGGAAGTGGGAGCTATTTTACTTGCCGGAACTTCCCTCGACGAAATTCGGGAGTCAAACAACGCAGCCTGTAATATTGTCCTTTTCCCCGAATACGGCAGAAGGGTTGCTGAGTGGTATCGGAAACACTTCGGAATTCCTGCCGTGTTTTCTCCTCTTGGGGCTCCATTGGGTTTTGATGCGAATGAAAGCCTGTTGAGAGAAGTTGCCGCTATCCTAAATATCGACCCTGCACCTGCACTTGCGGAAGTCCGGGAAGCCAGGCAGACTAGTTATCGACAGATTTCACGTTTCCATTCTTTCTCAGGGCTTCCCAAAGGAGCCAGTTTTTCAATCCAAGCCGAAAGCTCTCTTGTCTTTCCTCTTACACACTGGCTTTACTCCTACCTGGGCATGGCCCCTTATGCAGTAAAACTGCTTCCCGGAAGTGACCCTGAAATGGCAAGATCTCTTAAGTCATTTCTGACGGAAAAGGGCTTTTGCGAAGCCTGGGATAGGGACCTTTCGCTTGAATCGGTTGATATTGCCTTTGCTGACAGTTTTACTCTTCAGCTTTTAAAAGCAAAGGGATGCTGCAAAGCAGGTATCGAAATTTCCCTTCCGGACAGAGGGTACATACACTTTATCCCGAAAACATATCTGGGAGTTTCGGGCGCCCTCTTCCTTCTGGAAGAAATTATTAATGGACTGCGTTCCACATGA
- a CDS encoding TIGR04083 family peptide-modifying radical SAM enzyme, which translates to MPFHVMLIPTLGCPANCSYCWSSEEKSPIMSIETIKEVVEWLKTFRGDAVTFTFHGGEPLLAGAEFYREALPLLVEGLSPRKIAFAIQTNLWKMTHEMAEIFAEYGVPIGSSLDGPKELNDLQRGKGYYDKTMKGYEIAREHGLNVRFITTFTSHSVKQKEEIFNFYLEKGLTLKLHPCLPSLKGDNPDKWTLAPVEYGELLIYLLDKYLENLGRIDVMNIDQLCKCVFTGRGTVCTYVDCMGDTFAVGPEGNIYPCYRFVGMPEYVMGNVYDRPTMADLAKSEAWKQMHQYKEYVDTACSKCAHIKYCRGGCPYNAIVPTDGEIKGVDPHCTAYKMIFDEINKRVNEEMFGGSGMDNMFMPQTMKPSKSGIMSLMLKKL; encoded by the coding sequence ATGCCTTTTCATGTGATGCTAATCCCTACCCTTGGTTGTCCTGCTAACTGCAGCTACTGCTGGAGTTCCGAAGAAAAGTCTCCGATAATGAGCATTGAAACTATAAAAGAAGTGGTTGAGTGGCTTAAAACTTTTAGAGGAGATGCCGTAACTTTCACTTTCCACGGCGGAGAACCACTCCTGGCAGGAGCGGAATTTTATCGGGAAGCATTGCCTCTTCTGGTTGAGGGCTTGAGCCCGAGGAAAATCGCGTTTGCGATACAGACGAACCTCTGGAAAATGACCCATGAGATGGCCGAAATTTTTGCGGAATACGGGGTTCCGATAGGCTCCAGCCTGGATGGCCCAAAGGAACTTAATGACCTGCAGAGGGGAAAAGGATACTACGATAAAACCATGAAAGGCTATGAAATTGCCAGGGAACATGGGCTTAATGTGAGGTTCATTACCACTTTCACTTCTCATTCCGTAAAACAAAAGGAAGAAATTTTCAATTTTTATCTTGAGAAAGGATTGACTCTCAAACTCCACCCCTGCCTGCCTTCTTTAAAAGGTGACAATCCTGATAAATGGACTCTTGCTCCTGTGGAGTACGGAGAATTATTAATCTATCTCCTGGACAAATATCTGGAAAACCTGGGCCGGATTGACGTTATGAACATTGATCAGCTGTGCAAATGCGTATTCACAGGCAGGGGAACAGTCTGCACCTACGTTGACTGCATGGGAGATACCTTTGCAGTCGGCCCTGAAGGAAACATATATCCCTGCTATCGCTTTGTTGGGATGCCTGAATATGTTATGGGCAATGTTTATGACCGCCCGACAATGGCAGACCTTGCTAAATCCGAAGCCTGGAAGCAGATGCACCAGTATAAAGAATATGTGGATACTGCATGCAGCAAATGCGCCCATATCAAATATTGCAGAGGCGGATGCCCGTACAATGCAATAGTGCCCACCGATGGCGAGATAAAGGGTGTAGATCCGCACTGCACCGCCTACAAGATGATTTTTGATGAAATAAACAAGCGTGTCAATGAGGAAATGTTCGGGGGTTCAGGTATGGATAATATGTTTATGCCCCAGACAATGAAGCCTTCAAAATCAGGAATAATGTCCCTTATGCTTAAGAAACTCTGA
- a CDS encoding inorganic diphosphatase, with amino-acid sequence MKIVIETPKYSFWKYNRTEKGYEKAFFSPLLTIFNYGFVEGTKSADGMEEDVVVLGSHMPRGSTLNRDAFDGIVKFLDDSIRDDKKIVYISGFCSPVLLAYYFRLYALFKVFLYAFRERRIATCRFEGIEFRKVR; translated from the coding sequence ATGAAAATTGTTATAGAGACTCCAAAATACAGTTTCTGGAAATATAACAGAACCGAAAAAGGCTATGAAAAGGCTTTCTTTTCCCCCCTGCTCACAATTTTTAATTATGGTTTTGTAGAGGGAACGAAAAGCGCTGACGGTATGGAAGAAGACGTGGTAGTATTGGGATCACACATGCCGAGAGGAAGTACACTTAATAGGGACGCTTTTGACGGGATAGTAAAATTCCTGGACGATTCAATAAGGGACGATAAGAAAATCGTATACATCAGCGGATTTTGCTCTCCTGTCCTGCTTGCTTATTACTTCAGGCTTTATGCTCTTTTTAAAGTCTTTCTCTATGCTTTCCGCGAAAGAAGAATTGCAACGTGCAGGTTTGAAGGAATCGAATTCCGGAAGGTACGCTGA
- a CDS encoding class I SAM-dependent methyltransferase family protein: MSFRNRVSLRDAMRGIVEEPLLPMVPKRFDYIGNVAVISIPPELAAYKEAIASKLFSMRGNTRAVLNKVSKLGGEHRVADFELLLGETTETIHRENGYAYKLDVKKVFFNPRLYSERMRVTSKIKSGENIIIPFAGVGPFVLPAAGKGAKVYAIEINPDAYACLRENIRINRLEGQVTVIQDDFENLFLNGEIFQILDSKTYKESQNGDSDENCEKVGTGEKFRISKKIENGEKAGNNAFSSLSAYPGPGEGKNKELQVPGSGFDRAIVPTPYGMDHFLGEISKLVRKEGYIHFYTFKAESQIPGLINEYKKMGLEVELYRRAGDVAPGISRWVFDLVKKEM; encoded by the coding sequence ATGAGTTTTCGAAATAGAGTAAGTTTGCGAGATGCAATGAGAGGGATAGTTGAAGAACCCCTGCTTCCTATGGTTCCGAAACGTTTTGATTATATCGGGAACGTGGCCGTAATCTCAATTCCTCCAGAGCTTGCGGCTTATAAAGAAGCTATTGCCTCAAAGCTATTTTCTATGCGAGGCAATACGCGGGCTGTGCTTAATAAAGTAAGCAAACTCGGAGGAGAGCACAGAGTTGCAGATTTTGAGCTTCTGCTTGGGGAAACCACTGAGACCATTCATAGGGAAAACGGCTATGCCTATAAGCTGGATGTCAAAAAAGTCTTTTTTAATCCCCGCCTGTACTCTGAGAGAATGCGGGTAACCTCAAAAATTAAGTCGGGAGAAAATATCATAATTCCTTTTGCTGGAGTGGGCCCTTTTGTACTTCCTGCTGCAGGAAAAGGGGCAAAGGTTTATGCTATCGAAATAAATCCCGATGCCTATGCTTGCCTTCGGGAAAATATCAGGATTAACAGGCTTGAAGGACAAGTAACCGTAATCCAGGATGACTTTGAGAATCTTTTCCTGAATGGGGAGATTTTCCAGATACTTGATTCAAAAACCTATAAAGAATCTCAAAATGGCGACAGTGATGAGAATTGCGAAAAAGTCGGAACTGGTGAAAAATTTAGAATTAGCAAAAAAATTGAAAATGGTGAAAAAGCTGGAAATAATGCTTTTTCTAGCCTGTCCGCCTACCCAGGTCCTGGCGAAGGAAAGAATAAAGAACTTCAGGTTCCAGGCAGCGGATTTGATAGAGCCATAGTGCCTACACCATATGGCATGGACCATTTTCTTGGCGAAATCTCAAAACTTGTCAGGAAGGAAGGATATATTCACTTCTACACTTTCAAAGCCGAATCTCAGATTCCTGGGCTGATTAATGAATACAAAAAAATGGGACTTGAAGTGGAACTCTACAGGCGGGCTGGAGACGTTGCTCCAGGCATCAGCAGGTGGGTTTTTGATCTTGTTAAAAAAGAAATGTGA